Sequence from the Erythrobacter insulae genome:
GGTTGATCAGCAGAGCCCCGATCTCGACAAATATCCGCGCTATTCGAAAGCATGGCCGCATGCGCTGCAGACCACTCTGGAACCGGGCGATGCAATCTATATTCCCTATTGCTGGTGGCATGGGGTTGAATCGCTTTCCCCTGTCAGTTGCCTGATCAATTATTGGTGGAATGACGCAAACCCCGCGCTCGCCGGTCCGTATGATGCACTGTTACATGCCTTGGCGGCGTTCAGGCATCTGCCGCCAGAGCAGCGCCGCGTTTGGCAGATGATGTTGAACCATTACGTTTTCGAAGAAAATGGCGATCCAGCGGCGCATTTGCCGGATCATGCCAAAGGAATTCTAGGCCCTGCCAGTCCAGAATTGATAGCCCAAATGCGCCAAATGCTGCGCGGAATTATCAAATAGGCAGCTCACAGAGCGACCACTGTTTCGGAGCGCCTAACGCGGCTGGTTGCTCTGCAAAAACCGTCCGAGCCATTCACCGTAAGGCGGCGCGGCATGAAGAGCCGCTTGCGCCTTTGCTTCAAATGCCGAGCGAGACTGGTGGGCTGCCCCGCTGCCCTCTGCCGATGCCAGCGGGGTCAACCCGCCGCCAATGCCAAGAGCGGCCAGCAATGCGGATAATTCCTGATTTGCGAATGGCAATTCTTCTGCAAAGGGGATTCGGCCACGGCGGGATGACTGATCCAACAAGCGTTCTAAATGAGCCGATTGTTTGCGCGCGCCGAACCGTTTGACAGCCGCCGGCGCGGCATAGTGAAGGCCCAATACGTCTCGCACGCCGGCAGCCATCAAGCCAGCCCGGCGATTATATTCGGCGCGTTCCCGTGGATCGATGACTTGGCCCGGCAGCATCTCTAGCAAAAGTTCCAATTGCCGGTGCGCCAAATCGAGATTGAGAAAGCCAAGCGGCTCAAACTGGGCCGTAGCATCGCCAAGCGCCGCAACATTACCGACCCATGGCTCGCGAACCGCACCAGGATTGAGGGATACGCTATCAGCAGGTGGCTGACCAAGCATCTCGATAATCTGCTGATCTGAAACGCCGTCTGGAAGCGCCAGCATCAACTGCAATGCGTCCCTACCAGCCAATTCATTCAACCAGCCATATTGCGGCAGTGAAACACGATCTTCCAAAGACAGTACCGGCTTCACGGGTTGCGCAAATGCAAGTTGGCGAATGGGCAGATATTCTCGCCAATCGTCGCGTTTTATAGGCGCGGTACCTGACAGGAGCATGGCCGACGGGCCGGTACAATCGACAAAGAAATCAGCCTCAATCGCACCCGTACCGTCGATTGTCAGAGCAGAAAGCCCACCCTGTCCATCCGGCACCGTGCCAGAGATCTCTCCCGAAACATGGCGAACACCTGCAGCACTGGCCATTTCAATAATGACATCACGATAAGCGGTCGGGTT
This genomic interval carries:
- a CDS encoding tryptophan 7-halogenase, whose amino-acid sequence is MSVPRAPLKRIVVAGDGQLGSLAALAIKQALPFAEVIIIGTPFDNGALADRSPTALPFTNRFHDRLGLQEAVLLLRAGGCHRLVLRYIGWGGQDSAGTLQHGAMPYGLSNDASLKTRFAQEWGGGSRSGTEGQSNAQFAGSVAEVLSGRGRFAILPAEPPTPLREIDYGLRWNPTAYRDVIIEMASAAGVRHVSGEISGTVPDGQGGLSALTIDGTGAIEADFFVDCTGPSAMLLSGTAPIKRDDWREYLPIRQLAFAQPVKPVLSLEDRVSLPQYGWLNELAGRDALQLMLALPDGVSDQQIIEMLGQPPADSVSLNPGAVREPWVGNVAALGDATAQFEPLGFLNLDLAHRQLELLLEMLPGQVIDPRERAEYNRRAGLMAAGVRDVLGLHYAAPAAVKRFGARKQSAHLERLLDQSSRRGRIPFAEELPFANQELSALLAALGIGGGLTPLASAEGSGAAHQSRSAFEAKAQAALHAAPPYGEWLGRFLQSNQPR